A single window of Bordetella genomosp. 11 DNA harbors:
- a CDS encoding TonB-dependent receptor — MGKAGRGRDGGQKGVGKAVRQALAGSAALYVASVSAQTETSVPTAITVLPTVTVTGAPVALDEAPAPIAGGLIGGGARMGILGNTSVMDTPFSVTSYTAQTIQNEQARSVADVATMDPSVRMSSARSNINEDLTIRGFNVPTADFAFNGMFGLTPYWRAPVETLERVEIIKGPSAALFGMTPGGSVGGVVNLVPKRATDDPITRVTGSVMSDSVFGVHADVGRRFGPDNAFGIRVNAMLRDGDTPIKDQSTREALGSVALDYRGEKLRSSLDLTWQKERIDNVVRQFQLGSDLDSIPEAPSNKNPYPGLGWSDGRNTAGVFKVEYDITDNLTAYAGYGQSKLDWDAFAANPVLQNTQGDYSFFGGWQRMTVDSKSTEAGLRGNFNTGPVSHKVALGYTMLDQKSDLGFYTGFPPGTSNIYAGNIFDTPSISGIRNPLNRYQRTKLTSYALADTLGFVDDRLQLTVGARHQNVQGQNYNFANGEPSGPRYDKSAITPLAGVVFKILPDVSVYASYVEGLSQGDTAPTSAAITNPGETLSPFKSKQKEIGVKYNLNDDMLATVALFELTRPSSGISGNTFGEFGEQRNRGVEASFAGEVTRGVRLLGGISYIDAIINKATTPDLQGNQAVGVPDWQFNLGAEWDTPFVPGLTLLGRVIYTGRTYADADNTLSVPSWTRVDAGARYETKISGTPVTFRFNVENLFNRNYWGTATAGYLFVGSPRTYTLSTSIAF; from the coding sequence GTGGGTAAAGCAGGGCGAGGCCGTGATGGCGGGCAGAAGGGCGTCGGCAAGGCTGTAAGGCAGGCACTGGCGGGAAGCGCGGCGCTCTATGTCGCGTCGGTTTCGGCGCAGACAGAGACATCGGTTCCGACCGCCATCACTGTCCTGCCCACCGTGACGGTGACCGGTGCGCCGGTCGCCCTGGATGAAGCGCCCGCGCCCATCGCGGGCGGCCTGATCGGTGGGGGCGCGCGCATGGGCATCCTGGGCAACACGTCTGTCATGGACACGCCCTTCAGCGTGACCAGCTATACCGCCCAGACCATCCAGAACGAGCAGGCGCGTTCCGTCGCCGACGTGGCTACCATGGATCCGTCGGTCCGCATGAGCAGCGCACGCTCAAACATCAACGAAGACCTGACCATCCGCGGCTTCAATGTGCCGACCGCGGACTTCGCGTTCAACGGCATGTTCGGGCTGACGCCGTACTGGCGCGCGCCGGTTGAAACCCTGGAACGTGTGGAGATCATCAAAGGGCCGTCGGCTGCGCTCTTCGGCATGACGCCGGGCGGCAGCGTCGGCGGCGTCGTCAACCTGGTGCCCAAGCGCGCCACCGACGACCCCATCACCCGCGTGACCGGCTCCGTCATGTCGGATTCCGTCTTCGGCGTGCACGCCGACGTCGGCCGCCGCTTTGGCCCGGACAATGCGTTCGGCATCCGCGTGAATGCGATGCTGCGCGATGGCGACACGCCCATCAAGGACCAGTCCACGCGCGAAGCGTTAGGATCGGTCGCGCTGGACTATCGCGGTGAAAAACTGCGATCGTCCCTGGACCTGACCTGGCAGAAGGAACGCATCGACAACGTAGTGCGGCAGTTCCAGCTGGGTTCGGACCTGGATTCGATTCCCGAGGCGCCCAGCAACAAGAATCCGTATCCCGGCCTGGGCTGGAGCGACGGCCGCAATACCGCCGGCGTCTTCAAGGTCGAATACGACATCACCGACAACCTCACCGCCTACGCCGGCTATGGCCAGAGCAAGCTCGACTGGGACGCCTTCGCCGCGAACCCCGTGCTGCAGAACACGCAGGGCGACTACTCCTTCTTCGGCGGGTGGCAACGGATGACGGTGGACAGCAAGTCCACTGAAGCCGGCCTGCGCGGCAACTTCAACACCGGCCCCGTCAGCCACAAGGTCGCCCTTGGCTACACCATGCTGGACCAGAAGTCCGATCTGGGCTTCTACACCGGGTTTCCGCCCGGCACCTCGAACATCTACGCGGGCAACATCTTCGACACGCCGTCCATCTCCGGCATCCGCAATCCCTTGAACCGCTATCAGCGCACCAAACTGACCAGCTATGCGCTGGCCGATACCCTGGGATTCGTGGACGACCGGCTGCAGCTGACGGTGGGCGCGCGCCACCAGAACGTGCAGGGCCAGAACTACAACTTTGCCAACGGTGAACCCAGCGGCCCGCGCTACGACAAGAGCGCCATCACACCGCTGGCCGGTGTGGTCTTCAAGATCCTGCCTGACGTGTCGGTCTACGCCAGCTACGTCGAAGGCCTGTCCCAAGGCGATACGGCGCCCACCAGCGCGGCCATCACCAACCCGGGCGAGACCCTGTCGCCGTTCAAATCCAAGCAGAAGGAAATCGGGGTTAAGTACAACCTGAACGACGATATGCTGGCCACCGTCGCGCTCTTCGAGTTGACGCGCCCCAGCTCCGGCATCTCGGGCAACACCTTCGGGGAATTCGGCGAACAGCGCAACCGCGGCGTCGAAGCCAGCTTCGCCGGCGAAGTCACCAGGGGCGTGCGGCTCTTGGGAGGCATCAGCTACATCGACGCCATTATCAACAAGGCCACCACGCCCGACCTGCAGGGCAACCAGGCCGTTGGCGTCCCCGACTGGCAGTTCAACCTGGGCGCCGAGTGGGATACCCCCTTCGTTCCCGGCCTGACGCTGCTTGGCCGCGTCATCTACACCGGCAGGACGTACGCCGACGCCGACAACACCCTGTCGGTGCCAAGCTGGACCCGCGTCGATGCTGGCGCCCGCTACGAGACGAAGATCAGCGGCACCCCCGTCACCTTCCGCTTCAACGTCGAGAACCTGTTCAACCGGAATTACTGGGGCACCGCCACGGCTGGCTATCTGTTCGTAGGCTCGCCGCGCACCTACACGTTGTCGACCAGCATCGCCTTCTGA
- a CDS encoding SDR family NAD(P)-dependent oxidoreductase — translation MTSRNRETGAFAGKVAIVTGAASGIGLATTELLYAEGANVIAVGRSANVEALARPGIVPLIADVAREESAVRAVAAAMDKFGKLDILVNNAAIIINKPVVEMTLEDWNSIQAVNSTGAFLFSREAMRVMVPAKTGAIVNVGSYACYQAFPTIAAYAASKGALAQLTRALSLEAIEHGIRVNAVGSGDVITNITNHIHADGQAFLAEHGKKAPIRRAAQPKEIAEVIAFLASEKASFMVGAVVMADGGMSVALP, via the coding sequence ATGACATCACGCAATCGAGAAACCGGGGCCTTCGCTGGAAAAGTCGCTATCGTTACCGGCGCGGCTAGCGGCATTGGGCTGGCGACCACGGAACTGCTCTATGCCGAGGGAGCAAATGTAATCGCGGTGGGGCGCAGCGCCAATGTCGAGGCGCTTGCCCGCCCCGGTATCGTGCCCCTTATCGCCGACGTGGCGCGCGAGGAAAGCGCCGTGCGGGCCGTCGCAGCCGCGATGGATAAGTTCGGCAAGCTCGACATCCTGGTCAACAATGCCGCGATCATCATCAATAAGCCCGTCGTCGAAATGACGCTTGAAGACTGGAACAGCATTCAGGCAGTCAATTCCACAGGCGCTTTCCTGTTCTCACGGGAAGCCATGCGCGTGATGGTGCCGGCAAAGACCGGCGCTATCGTCAACGTGGGTTCGTACGCGTGCTATCAGGCATTCCCGACGATCGCCGCCTATGCGGCCTCAAAGGGCGCGCTGGCGCAGCTGACGCGCGCCTTGTCGCTGGAAGCCATCGAGCATGGCATTCGCGTCAATGCGGTCGGCTCGGGCGACGTCATTACCAACATCACCAATCACATTCACGCTGACGGTCAGGCATTCCTGGCCGAGCATGGCAAAAAGGCGCCGATCCGCCGCGCGGCCCAGCCGAAGGAAATTGCGGAGGTAATTGCCTTCCTGGCATCGGAAAAGGCCAGCTTCATGGTTGGCGCCGTGGTAATGGCCGACGGCGGCATGAGCGTCGCACTCCCGTAA
- a CDS encoding SDR family oxidoreductase, translating into MESASRTWFITGASKGVGQKLVHHLLEQGHRVAATSRTAASLTEAFGQASDNFLPLEVDLTNEQSIRHAIEKSLQTFGAIDVVVNNAGYAQQGTVEALSEGELRQNFDVNFFAPVAVLRHALPHLRRQRSGHIINISSIVGYQGGYAGWGSYVASKFALAGLTESLAAEVAELGIRATVVYPGPVRTDFLSSGALAVAKRQIDDYSEAKASLDLHLDTLHGHQAGDPDKLALLIIQAASVETPPLHLFAGRIANDLAAEKAKAVARDLDAWRGSSEATDFAE; encoded by the coding sequence ATGGAATCAGCATCCCGTACCTGGTTTATCACCGGGGCATCGAAAGGCGTCGGCCAGAAGCTCGTCCATCATCTGCTTGAACAAGGCCACCGCGTGGCCGCGACGTCGCGCACCGCGGCTTCGCTGACGGAAGCGTTCGGCCAGGCATCCGACAACTTCCTTCCGCTAGAAGTGGACCTCACCAACGAGCAGAGCATCCGACATGCTATCGAGAAGTCCCTGCAGACGTTCGGCGCTATCGACGTGGTCGTGAATAACGCCGGTTATGCGCAGCAGGGAACGGTCGAGGCACTGTCCGAAGGCGAGCTTCGTCAGAATTTCGACGTTAACTTCTTTGCCCCGGTGGCTGTACTGCGGCACGCGTTGCCGCATCTGCGCAGGCAGCGCAGCGGACACATCATCAACATCTCGTCAATTGTCGGCTACCAGGGCGGATATGCCGGCTGGGGCAGCTACGTTGCGAGCAAGTTCGCGCTGGCAGGTTTGACGGAGTCGCTAGCCGCCGAAGTTGCCGAGCTCGGCATTCGCGCCACGGTGGTGTATCCGGGCCCGGTTCGCACCGACTTCCTGTCGAGCGGGGCGCTGGCGGTGGCAAAGCGGCAGATCGACGACTATTCGGAGGCGAAGGCGTCGCTGGATCTGCACCTGGACACGCTGCACGGCCATCAAGCGGGGGACCCGGACAAGCTGGCACTTCTGATCATCCAGGCAGCCAGTGTCGAGACGCCGCCCCTGCATCTGTTCGCCGGCCGGATCGCCAATGACCTCGCAGCAGAGAAGGCCAAAGCAGTCGCTCGGGATCTGGACGCGTGGAGAGGCTCCTCCGAAGCCACCGACTTCGCGGAGTGA
- a CDS encoding AraC family transcriptional regulator — protein sequence MVRLLEKLAPNEGYTQSALDSVRLMRSDRPLGRTPVLYEPSIVIVCQGRKLGFLGNEAYVYDAQHYLVLSVPLPFSTETQASPDEPMLAVSIRLDLLELTELIAQIGAARQHPEAAPAGIVSTPLDGNLAGATIRLLEALTDSLDAQVLGPAIVREICYRVLTGEQGAAMRAALAHHGRFGRVARALKRIHTEYAEPLSVARLAEEAGMSVPAFHANFRTVTQTSPIQYIKSTRLHQARLMMIRDGVTAAAAAGRVGYESASQFSREFKRLFGRTPVEEARDMRESFTLSPAVRFGA from the coding sequence ATGGTCCGGCTACTGGAGAAACTTGCACCCAACGAGGGGTACACCCAGTCGGCGCTCGATAGCGTGCGGCTGATGCGATCCGATCGCCCGCTCGGGCGCACGCCCGTTTTGTACGAGCCGAGCATCGTGATCGTTTGCCAGGGGCGTAAGCTTGGATTCCTGGGCAACGAAGCCTACGTCTACGATGCGCAACACTATCTTGTGCTGTCCGTCCCGCTACCGTTCTCAACGGAAACACAGGCCTCGCCAGACGAGCCGATGCTCGCCGTATCGATCCGGCTGGACCTGCTCGAACTGACCGAACTGATCGCGCAGATCGGTGCGGCCAGGCAGCATCCCGAAGCGGCGCCAGCGGGCATCGTCTCCACACCTCTTGACGGCAACCTGGCGGGTGCGACGATACGGTTGCTGGAAGCGTTGACGGATTCACTCGATGCGCAGGTACTGGGGCCGGCGATCGTGCGTGAGATCTGTTATCGCGTACTCACTGGCGAGCAAGGCGCGGCAATGCGTGCCGCGCTGGCACATCACGGCCGCTTCGGTCGCGTCGCGCGGGCACTCAAGCGGATCCACACCGAATATGCGGAGCCGCTCAGCGTAGCACGCCTTGCCGAAGAAGCGGGCATGAGCGTGCCTGCGTTTCACGCCAACTTCCGTACCGTGACCCAGACATCGCCGATCCAGTACATCAAGTCCACCCGCCTTCATCAGGCGCGCCTCATGATGATCCGTGATGGCGTGACAGCAGCGGCGGCGGCCGGACGCGTTGGGTACGAAAGCGCGTCGCAGTTCAGCCGGGAGTTCAAGCGCCTGTTTGGCCGGACACCGGTCGAAGAAGCACGCGACATGCGCGAGTCGTTCACCCTTTCGCCGGCAGTTCGCTTTGGTGCCTAG
- a CDS encoding SDR family oxidoreductase yields the protein MAIPSNASKVILITGASSGIGEGAARLLATQGHRLVIGARRTDRLVELAESLQSAGGIVLHSELDVTSCEDVAAFARFALDRFGRIDVLVNNAGVMPLSRLNALKVTEWNRMIDVNIRGVLHGIAAVLPAMEQQGQGQIINISSIGGLSVTPTAAVYCATKFAVRAISDGLRQETDKVRVTVICPGVVESELADSISDDTARSAMQEFRRIAIRPDAIARAIAYAIEQPADVDVSEIVVRPTASPF from the coding sequence ATGGCAATCCCATCCAACGCGTCCAAAGTTATTCTGATCACCGGCGCAAGCAGCGGCATTGGCGAAGGCGCCGCCCGTTTGCTCGCGACGCAAGGCCATCGGCTTGTCATCGGGGCACGTCGCACCGACCGCCTCGTCGAGCTGGCGGAGTCGCTGCAGTCAGCCGGCGGCATCGTCCTCCACAGCGAACTCGACGTCACCTCATGCGAGGACGTCGCGGCCTTCGCGCGCTTTGCGCTCGATAGGTTCGGCCGCATTGACGTGCTTGTCAACAATGCGGGGGTGATGCCGCTGTCGCGGTTGAATGCGCTGAAGGTGACCGAGTGGAACCGGATGATAGACGTGAACATCCGGGGCGTACTGCACGGCATTGCGGCGGTCCTGCCCGCCATGGAGCAACAGGGCCAAGGCCAGATCATCAATATTTCCTCCATCGGTGGGCTGTCCGTAACGCCGACCGCAGCCGTCTACTGCGCCACCAAGTTTGCCGTGCGCGCCATTTCCGATGGGCTGCGTCAGGAGACCGACAAGGTCCGCGTGACGGTGATCTGCCCGGGCGTCGTGGAGTCCGAACTGGCCGATTCGATTTCCGACGACACCGCGCGGTCGGCCATGCAAGAGTTCCGCCGCATCGCCATCAGACCCGACGCCATCGCGCGGGCCATCGCCTACGCCATAGAGCAGCCGGCGGATGTCGACGTCAGCGAAATAGTCGTGCGCCCTACCGCAAGCCCGTTCTGA
- a CDS encoding autotransporter outer membrane beta-barrel domain-containing protein: MNLFHKTVWNPARQQYIVTSEIARGRGKSASTSSSRARRALSSVSVLSLVTAGMLVPALASASSCKTGTPDQSAPAGGQCAVADYNPPGSNGGVGEAVVNNGQTVTLHGTSVVGTGYNGNTTVPANTVNVISGTFGSSALVTGPQNVAVSARNPATGTNVVFRTFDSAAIADQSNLATPINQFEDVNGDMYYKASLGRVENSGGTLDVNLGATPTASPSSNAILMVSKQTYLTSADGSGNADSRVVWRSRNQIDMGIDPGLPTPDANGRLTVTVPVTTYAGTVNFNGVDYAVTNAAQLAAYNNVLVDALKNGVLTSQLAYDTAFAQAFTTVDTPVTYMTNTSDGDLTRVPNGDRYAILASGARGSATIAAGAQLDMVRASGAVKATDGATVTNHGILSGNVIQQVAQVESGSHFINAANGVVSAGYLAGDKANTATDALFYYTGSGIMATGAGTTVENNGVVNVSGMSFNGYTTTGIGLANGAAGTNNGMVNVGVNPGYTARAVGVNVSGGSAFTNSATGTIYIGRAAQYATTDAVPDVEIAGPTYGVRIMDTGDTAVNNGRIVVGSQAQNAVAMFSTAPLNSLLLNNGTIDINGAAGGTPMANIGMLADDNGAAGTGAVVRNAGTINVNGVNGIGVMVNADPGIAANAESTGTINVNGNADPASGTRNFGVWVDGAQGVASVSGAINLGGNGAIGVFAQNGGTVNVAAGSVPQFVGGSDQIGFFAAGAGSTINVSASTMAVSTERGTLFRVADGARFTGASVAGAFDTTVSGTDARGVVATGVGTTLSTDSSTFRVTGAAGSAGGAVAIVNEGGATGTIDAGTTILLSSAGATAGIVDGQGHDLTGAAWGDLIATTLTNNAAIQSATDGAVGFVARNLGTLVNNNAVTLAGRSSIGVVVGAQGTVRNNATIQVAHGDGALVQGANATLVNNGVIRADDGNAAVHLTGAGASVAFSGTGSIQAQGTADGILLDETAVGGSVVGTAGSIVVTGTGMALDNRAPGGVIALTDTTLTTSGAGSAGISSSGANGDVIVTGGRIDTSAAGAAGIHISSAGTLQLSNATIVTAGDLAPGIMLDSGATAALMGGSVSASGANAAALQVEGPAGAATVNGTLLRSAAGPGVVANAGGTVALSNATVQGGSAAIAVTDTAGTGNTSTITVDGGTLAAQLGHAIDVTGAKANISVRAGTVITAASGTLLNLSNASVVNLDAQGVTLNGDLIADASSTGSVALRNGTRLTGRIDPLSVSIDASSTWNVTASSEVAALSNAGTIAYMAPAGDPTQAGSYKTITANSYVGNNGTIALNTYVAGDGAPSDRLVIDGGSATGTTGLRIANTGGKGARTTGDGINLVAVTGGGTTAPGAFQLAAPVQAGAYQYLLYRGGSTSADDYFLRSALGGPTSPGDTTPAGPAAYRPAVSGYAQMPALNLDYGFSMLGRLHERVGDVYAVEQTQKGNKNGFWGRIGGDGLNADSGDRFSVDQHTFFMQFGKDWTLSRSEDGGSTHAGVTATLGVSSADFKDSKRDLNPTLSDKAGSATTQAQSLGGYYTKYWRDGSYWDSVAQVTHYRNKYDDVYGSGGNQNGFGIALSQEVGKPFTLMPKLAIEPQAQLVYQYLKLDSFNDGVSRVSGNSSNGLRGRLGFRLFAPNVKTEDGAGSGTPYLTFDVLHDFVPPRAVTVGGTSVNSNYGRTWGEVGFGITEAVGKGGQLYANIKLAKNFGGEERKGVFGQVGYRYSW; the protein is encoded by the coding sequence ATGAATCTGTTCCATAAGACAGTCTGGAACCCGGCCAGGCAGCAATACATCGTCACTTCGGAGATCGCCCGTGGGCGCGGCAAATCGGCGTCCACGTCATCCAGCCGCGCGCGTCGCGCCTTGTCCTCCGTATCCGTGCTATCCCTGGTGACCGCCGGCATGCTGGTCCCCGCGCTTGCGTCGGCATCCAGCTGCAAGACCGGCACGCCCGACCAATCCGCGCCCGCCGGCGGGCAGTGCGCGGTTGCCGACTACAACCCGCCGGGCAGCAACGGCGGCGTGGGCGAGGCCGTGGTGAACAACGGCCAGACCGTGACGCTGCACGGCACGTCGGTCGTGGGTACCGGCTACAACGGAAACACGACCGTGCCGGCCAACACGGTAAACGTCATCTCCGGCACCTTTGGCTCCAGTGCGCTGGTGACCGGGCCGCAGAACGTCGCCGTCAGCGCGCGCAATCCCGCCACGGGTACCAACGTCGTCTTCCGGACCTTCGATTCCGCCGCCATCGCCGACCAGTCGAACCTGGCCACGCCGATCAACCAGTTCGAGGACGTGAACGGCGACATGTACTACAAAGCCTCGCTGGGACGCGTGGAGAACAGCGGCGGTACCTTGGACGTCAACCTCGGCGCGACGCCAACGGCCTCGCCGTCGTCGAACGCCATCCTGATGGTGTCCAAGCAGACCTATCTGACTTCCGCCGACGGTAGCGGCAACGCGGACAGCCGTGTCGTCTGGCGCTCGCGCAACCAGATCGACATGGGCATCGATCCCGGGCTGCCCACGCCCGACGCCAACGGCCGGCTGACGGTGACGGTGCCCGTGACCACCTACGCCGGCACGGTCAACTTCAACGGCGTGGACTATGCGGTCACCAATGCGGCGCAGCTCGCGGCCTATAACAACGTACTGGTGGACGCGCTGAAGAACGGTGTGCTGACGTCGCAGCTGGCCTACGACACGGCCTTCGCGCAGGCTTTCACCACGGTGGATACGCCGGTCACCTACATGACCAACACATCGGACGGCGACCTGACGCGCGTGCCCAACGGCGACCGCTACGCCATACTGGCCAGCGGCGCGCGCGGCAGCGCCACCATCGCCGCGGGCGCGCAGCTGGACATGGTGCGGGCCTCCGGCGCGGTCAAGGCGACGGATGGCGCCACCGTGACCAACCACGGCATCCTGTCCGGCAACGTCATCCAGCAGGTCGCCCAGGTGGAAAGCGGTTCGCATTTCATCAATGCCGCCAACGGCGTGGTGTCCGCGGGCTACCTGGCCGGCGATAAGGCCAACACGGCCACCGATGCCCTGTTCTATTACACCGGCTCCGGCATCATGGCCACCGGGGCCGGCACCACCGTCGAGAACAACGGCGTGGTCAACGTATCGGGGATGAGCTTCAACGGCTACACCACCACCGGTATCGGCCTGGCCAACGGCGCGGCCGGCACCAACAACGGCATGGTCAACGTCGGCGTCAATCCGGGCTATACGGCCAGGGCGGTCGGCGTGAACGTCAGCGGCGGCAGTGCCTTCACCAACAGCGCGACGGGCACCATCTATATCGGCCGGGCCGCCCAGTACGCCACGACGGATGCCGTGCCCGATGTGGAAATCGCCGGGCCTACCTATGGCGTGCGCATCATGGATACCGGCGATACCGCCGTCAACAACGGCCGGATCGTGGTGGGTTCGCAGGCGCAGAATGCGGTCGCCATGTTCTCGACCGCGCCGCTGAATTCGCTATTGCTGAACAACGGCACCATCGATATCAACGGCGCGGCCGGCGGCACGCCCATGGCCAACATCGGCATGCTCGCTGACGATAATGGCGCCGCGGGTACCGGGGCTGTCGTCCGCAACGCCGGCACGATCAACGTCAATGGCGTCAATGGCATCGGCGTGATGGTCAACGCGGATCCCGGCATCGCCGCGAATGCCGAATCCACCGGTACCATCAATGTCAACGGCAATGCCGACCCGGCCAGCGGTACGCGCAACTTCGGCGTCTGGGTGGATGGCGCGCAGGGCGTCGCGTCGGTGAGCGGCGCGATCAACCTGGGCGGCAATGGGGCCATTGGCGTCTTCGCGCAGAACGGCGGCACGGTCAACGTGGCCGCGGGTTCGGTACCGCAATTCGTGGGGGGCAGCGACCAGATCGGCTTCTTTGCGGCCGGAGCCGGTTCCACCATCAACGTGTCGGCCAGCACGATGGCCGTAAGCACCGAACGTGGCACGCTGTTCCGCGTGGCGGATGGCGCGCGCTTCACGGGCGCGTCCGTCGCGGGCGCCTTCGACACGACGGTCTCGGGCACCGATGCGCGCGGCGTGGTCGCCACGGGCGTGGGTACCACGCTGTCCACGGACAGCTCGACGTTCCGCGTCACCGGTGCGGCGGGTTCGGCGGGGGGCGCCGTCGCCATCGTCAACGAGGGCGGCGCCACCGGCACCATCGACGCCGGTACCACCATCCTGCTCTCCAGCGCGGGCGCGACGGCCGGCATCGTCGATGGCCAGGGCCATGACCTGACGGGCGCGGCCTGGGGCGATCTCATCGCCACTACGCTGACCAATAATGCGGCGATCCAGTCCGCCACCGACGGCGCGGTAGGGTTCGTCGCGCGCAACCTGGGCACGCTGGTCAACAACAATGCCGTCACCCTGGCCGGAAGGTCGTCCATCGGCGTGGTCGTCGGCGCGCAGGGCACCGTGCGGAACAACGCCACGATCCAGGTCGCGCACGGCGACGGCGCGCTGGTCCAGGGCGCCAACGCCACCCTGGTCAACAACGGCGTGATACGCGCCGACGACGGCAACGCGGCCGTGCACCTGACGGGCGCCGGCGCATCGGTGGCCTTCTCCGGCACCGGATCGATCCAGGCGCAGGGGACGGCGGACGGCATTCTGCTGGACGAGACCGCGGTCGGCGGCAGCGTGGTCGGCACGGCGGGCAGCATCGTGGTGACCGGCACGGGAATGGCGCTGGATAACCGGGCGCCCGGGGGCGTCATCGCGCTGACGGACACCACCCTGACGACCAGCGGCGCGGGCTCCGCGGGTATCAGCTCATCGGGGGCGAACGGCGACGTAATCGTCACGGGCGGGCGCATCGACACCAGCGCCGCGGGCGCGGCCGGCATCCATATCAGCAGCGCCGGTACGCTGCAGTTGTCCAACGCCACCATCGTCACGGCGGGGGATCTCGCGCCGGGCATCATGCTGGACAGCGGCGCGACGGCAGCCCTGATGGGCGGCTCCGTATCGGCCAGCGGCGCGAACGCCGCCGCCTTGCAGGTGGAAGGGCCGGCGGGGGCCGCCACCGTCAACGGAACGCTGCTGCGCAGCGCGGCCGGCCCGGGGGTCGTGGCCAATGCCGGCGGCACCGTGGCCTTGAGCAACGCCACGGTGCAGGGTGGATCCGCCGCCATCGCGGTAACGGACACGGCGGGCACCGGCAACACCTCCACGATTACCGTGGACGGTGGAACGCTGGCCGCGCAGTTGGGCCATGCCATCGATGTGACGGGCGCCAAGGCCAACATCAGCGTACGCGCGGGTACCGTTATCACCGCGGCCTCCGGCACGCTGCTGAACCTGAGCAACGCCAGCGTCGTCAACCTGGACGCCCAGGGCGTGACCCTGAATGGCGACCTGATCGCGGACGCCAGCAGCACCGGCTCGGTCGCCCTGCGCAACGGCACCCGCCTGACGGGCCGCATCGACCCGCTGTCGGTCAGTATCGACGCCAGCAGCACATGGAACGTCACGGCCAGTTCCGAGGTCGCGGCGCTGTCGAACGCCGGCACCATCGCCTACATGGCGCCGGCAGGGGATCCGACCCAGGCCGGCAGCTACAAGACGATCACGGCCAATAGCTACGTCGGCAACAACGGCACCATTGCGCTCAACACCTATGTGGCCGGCGACGGCGCGCCATCGGACCGCCTTGTGATCGATGGCGGCAGCGCCACGGGGACGACGGGGCTGCGCATCGCCAACACCGGCGGCAAGGGCGCGCGCACCACGGGCGACGGGATCAACCTGGTGGCCGTGACGGGCGGCGGAACGACGGCGCCAGGGGCCTTCCAGCTTGCCGCGCCCGTCCAGGCCGGCGCCTATCAGTACCTGCTGTATCGAGGCGGCAGCACGAGCGCCGACGACTACTTCCTGCGCTCCGCGCTGGGCGGGCCGACGTCGCCGGGCGATACCACGCCCGCCGGCCCGGCGGCCTATCGCCCCGCGGTCTCGGGGTATGCCCAGATGCCCGCCTTGAACCTGGACTACGGCTTCTCCATGCTGGGCCGGCTGCATGAGCGCGTCGGCGATGTGTATGCCGTCGAGCAGACGCAGAAGGGCAACAAGAACGGCTTCTGGGGGCGCATTGGGGGCGACGGCCTGAATGCCGATTCGGGTGACCGCTTCTCGGTGGACCAGCACACCTTCTTCATGCAGTTCGGCAAGGATTGGACCTTGTCGCGGTCGGAGGATGGCGGCAGCACGCATGCGGGCGTGACCGCGACGCTGGGCGTTTCCAGCGCCGACTTCAAGGACAGCAAGCGGGACCTGAACCCGACCCTCTCGGACAAGGCGGGCAGCGCGACGACCCAGGCGCAAAGCCTGGGCGGCTATTACACCAAGTACTGGCGCGATGGCAGCTACTGGGATTCGGTGGCGCAGGTCACCCACTACCGCAACAAGTACGACGACGTGTATGGCAGCGGCGGCAACCAGAACGGCTTCGGCATCGCGCTGTCGCAGGAAGTCGGCAAGCCCTTCACGCTGATGCCCAAGCTGGCCATCGAACCGCAGGCGCAACTGGTCTACCAGTACTTGAAGCTGGACAGCTTCAACGATGGCGTCTCGCGGGTGTCGGGCAATAGCAGCAACGGATTGCGCGGCCGCCTGGGATTCCGGTTGTTCGCGCCCAACGTCAAGACCGAGGACGGGGCGGGGTCCGGGACGCCTTACCTGACCTTCGATGTCCTGCACGATTTCGTGCCGCCGCGCGCCGTGACGGTGGGCGGGACCTCGGTCAACTCCAACTACGGGCGGACGTGGGGGGAAGTGGGCTTCGGGATCACCGAGGCGGTGGGCAAGGGCGGACAGCTGTATGCCAACATCAAACTGGCCAAGAACTTCGGCGGAGAGGAACGCAAGGGGGTGTTCGGGCAGGTTGGGTACCGGTATAGCTGGTAG